A stretch of Aphelocoma coerulescens isolate FSJ_1873_10779 chromosome 1A, UR_Acoe_1.0, whole genome shotgun sequence DNA encodes these proteins:
- the LOC138104809 gene encoding inositol 1,4,5-trisphosphate receptor-interacting protein-like 1, whose product MKGEKNEDGNGEEHGNVASTEEGADKASEGDSNNVKVKEDRHSSEHRTSDQKGKDQENRDANVKGKKNEDGKEEEGGNVAASEKEGRGDGKDKGSRGGTEEEEDTRDVGNKRGILLVDRIQCPVEDVERGRSVAAELMESFTRVFTDSVSNSFYPVPQEAIGVGSAFEGWSPREQDVVYRMLVPLNPPLGHAFHLELNSAGQMAARTFCVRVELVCTCEREQLGEKLLCFLHHSQKELRRKQKPSLLKTLCTGSYLDVEKTSHWFYKLVRCSWLHLPQSYSWHLVFQPCSRSCQFRLSKGKESLMVEMLFGVRHGDSDIFVVSQPTEAQKGGSSSSVSSRPAKAESIASTAWPETYAVAEAKFFQHVARQVPCESLHLKCLQLFTYILRGTGFSSSTWKTVVMHVLTTVPLSKWRRREFERRLWDIMAYLRRCLQLKRLEHFVLGNKRLPAEISLPPAMRTVEPLNLFEHLARDPAAHAEAMQAYGQLRFRLWMLLSSH is encoded by the coding sequence atgaagggagaaaagaatgaagatggaaatggagaggagcacggcAACGTTGCTTCAACTGAAGAAGGTGCTGATAAAGCAAGTGAAGGAGACAGCAACAATGTGAAGGTGAAGGAAGACCGGCATTCCAGTGAACACAGAACCAGTGATCAGAAGGGGAAggatcaggaaaacagggatgcgaatgtgaaaggcaagaagaatgaagatggaaaagaagaagaaggtggaaatgtggctgccagtgaaaaagaaggCCGCGGTGATGGCAAGGACAAAGGCAGCCGTGGTGGaactgaagaggaagaagacacCCGGGACGTTGGGAATAAGCGAGGGATCCTTTTAGTGGATCGCATACAGTGTCCTGTCGAGGACGTAGAGAGAGGTCGCTCAGTGGCAGCGGAGCTGATGGAGAGCTTCACGCGTGTCTTTACTGACAGCGTGAGCAATAGTTTCTACCCGGTGCCTCAAGAAGCCAtcggggtgggcagtgcctttgAGGGTTGGAGTCCCCGTGAGCAGGATGTGGTGTACCGCATGCTGGTCCCACTGAATCCCCCGCTGGGACACGccttccacctggagctgaacagtgccgggcagatggcagcaaggaccttctgcgtccgtgtggagctggtgtgcacgtgcgagagggagcagctgggcgagaagctgttgtgcttcctgcaccactCGCAGAAGGAGCTGCGGCGgaagcagaagcccagcctCCTAAAGACACTCTGCACCGGCTCCTACCTGGACGTGGAGAAAACCTCCCACTGGTTCTACAAGCTGGTGAGATGCTCgtggctgcatttgcctcagtCGTACTCGTGGCACTTggtgtttcagccctgcagccggTCCTGCCAATTCCGGCTGAGcaaaggcaaggagagcctgatGGTGGAGATGCTGTTTGGGGTGCGCCACGGGGACTCCGACATCTTTGTGGTcagccagcccacagaggcccagaaaggcggctccagcagctctgtcagcagCCGGCCCGCCAAGGCCGAGTCCATCGCAAGCACAGCGTGGCCTGAGACGtacgctgtggcagaggcaaaattcttccagcacgtggccaggcaggtgccgtgtgagagcttgcacctgaaatgcctgcagctcttcacctaCATCCTGAGGGGCACAGGTTTTTCCAGCTCGACCTGGAAGACTGTGGTCATGCACGTGCTGACCACCGTACCGCTGTCCAAGTGGCGCAGGAGGGAATTTGAGCGGCGGCTGTGGGACATCATGGCATACCTGCGCCGCTGCCTGCAGTTGAAACGCCTGGAGCACTTTGTCCTGGGCAACAAGAGGCTTCCTGCGGAGATCAGCTTGCCGCCGGCAATGCGAACGGTCGAGCCGCTCAACCTCTTTGAGCACCTGGCCCGAGATCCGGCCGCCCACGCGGAGGCGATGCAAGCTTACGGTCAGCTGCGATTCCGCCTCTggatgctgctctccagccactga